AATTTCGAAATTGACTCCCCCGACTTGCGGATCAAGTCTTCCTGGGCGCCCTGTTGCTTCTCAAGGTCGGCGAGACGATCGAGCCGCCGGTTGCGATCGGCCATAACGACTTCGTCTAAGTAAGAGTCGACGACGCTGTTGACCAGTTTGGCCAAGACCGCCGGATCTCCCCCTTGAATCGAAACCTGCATGATTTCGGCTTCTCCGGGAAACGAGATCTGCAACTGACCGCCGAGCCACTTCACCGGGTCGACCTGACTGCGAACCACCGGCATTTCGGCGATCTCCGGTTGCGAGAGCGCGTTGTTGAGCACAAACCGGGTGGTGATCATCTGCTGCTGCGTGCTCTTGAACACTTCATACGGATTGCGACCGGCGCGATCGACCGTATTGAAGACCAGCGGCGTATGATCGGAGGCGATATGCACCAGCGCCGAGGTCCGATAGACGTTGCGCTGCATGTTCCAAACGTAACTGCTGGCCAACACCGCCAGGATCATGCCGATCCCGGTCGCCAGCGGCCAGCGTCGCCGCAAAGAGTGCATCACCGCGGCATACGTGCGATCCTCGGGCTCTTCTCCCATCGGCATCGTCTGGCGTCGCATATACGCAGCGACCGGTTCCGGCGAGACGTCATAGGCGCGATCCGTATAGGCGCGATCCGTTCGACGAACTGGTTCGTCCGAATCGCCCGCTCGATCTGAATTGGGTTCTATCGCCATGATTTTCGACAACGTATTAGTATCGAAAGTTGATTAAATGCATTCCGCGTCAGGTCGCTTCGCTCGCGTGTAGTCGTTTACGATCGCCAAACCCTAAATCGACCTTGGCATCCACCTCTTCCTCAAGCCAGAGTCGCTTGAGCAGCCAAGCTTCGACGATCAACAGGCCGATGGCGATTGGCATCATCAGCAGGCCGGCCAGATCATGAAACAAGTGGTCGGCCAACTCGCGACTGAAAAATTCATGGGCAATGCCGGTGATCGTGATGCGCATCACGTTGGTGACGACTCCGATCAAAGGAGCGCTCAACACGAGCACCGCTCTTTCCCACAGCGGACGCTTCAGAATAAGGGAAGCCCCGATCGTTATCGCGAAGAAGACGTTAAGCATTCGCAAACCGCTGCAAGCTTCGACCACGCCGATCCGCGCTTCGGTCAAGTAAATGACGTTGCCGCGGGCAATGGCGGGGATGCCTAGCGTCTGCAAAGAGAACGTGCTGAGTATCGTGCCGATGCGCTGCAACGGATGACTGAGCTGGCCAGAAATGAAACCTGGCAGCGGAATCATGAACAGCAGAAAGAAAACCGCCGGCCAACACCATTTGCCCCAAGACCACCCGCCGATCACCAGGCAGACGCCCATCAGCGCCGGCAACAGCGAAGCGGGACCAAGCAAGTCAAACTGTTGATAGATGCCGACCCATCGCATCAGCCCAGCGAGCACCACCAACAGGCATCCGGTCAGCACGGCGCTCGGCGAAACGGTAGGCGTCAGCGTCAGCAATTCTTTACGACGCCACAGCAAGAAAATCGAAAAGAGGGGGACGACGAAACCGTGCGAATAATCGGGCTCGCTCAGCCAGCGTTGGCCCAAGCTGTAAAAAGATCCTGCATAAGACCAAAGCAGAACGACTGCGATACCGATAATTACCGATAGAAACGCCGGACCTTCCAACCTCGCTTGCACGCCGCCCGGCGGTCGCACATCGTGATCGGAATCTCGAAAACGCTCGACTCTTGCGAGCGGTTTTAACAGTCTATTCATCTATATCCCGGCGCCGCACGTTTCAAAGCGAAACGAGCGACCCTGACAAAGTCCGTTGGTGGGGGAACAACCGACAATTCGCAGGGAAACTCAGCAGGTTCGAATATCGGCGATAATCAACCTACCTGCCCTGCACAACAAGTGCTCCTGCAGTTAGCTTGCAAAACCAAGTGACCGACGCTAAGGGTCAAACGCGTCAACGAGCAATTTGCGAAGTGAAATATCCCTGTTCCGATTCGCCACGGCGGATTATCATCCGCATCACCATCCTAGTGCGATTGACGAATCTCCCTTCGCTAGTTGACGTGATTGGAAGTTCAAATTCTTCCCCACCATAGTTGCCCAAACAACAGATCCAACGAGCGCTAGGGCGGGTGTCACGATAGCTTGATGATAGAGGCTGGCTAATGCGCCTGGGGCTACTGAGACACGGCTTTAGGCTTTGAGGATAAGCACTAAACGGATAAAGTCAATGTGCTAGGGAAGAGTATTGCGCGAAATTAAATGCCGTCGTTACTTGCACCACCTCTTATGTTTGTAGTCGCCCCCGACTACAGCATGAATCAAGAACATCCGATGTGGGGAATCGCTCGCTGCCCCGATTCGTTTCGCCGCTCTGCTCTTTTCGGAAGATCCATGCAAACCGCCCGCCGAGCTACCGCGTCGTGCAGCGGATGAAACGCTCCACCCGCAAACCGAAATCCGCCTGGTCGCATTTCTCACGGCGCATCTCGAGCGAGAAATTGCCGGCGCCCAACGCAGCAGGTTCGACTTCGTCTCTTGAAAAACATGAATCCGGATCCGGCTTTCTCGCCTCGCTTTCCTTGTCTTGGAAAACTGTGACTACAATGCGTCTGCGAGAATCGAGAGGATATCGCGGCGCTACGAAGTTTTCGGATCAATCGATCTCGCACTAGATATCCGCCCCGCAACCCCCTAAACTGCCCACACCTCCAATCCGGGAGGTAATTCGTCCATCTCCAATTGGAGGGGAAACAGCTTCTACCGTCACCGACGCGTCGCCCTCTATTATCGAGCCGTTACCCTACATGCGTTCTATTAACTATCGACTTCTCTTGATCTTGCTGGCGGGACTCGCAGTCGCATCGCTGGCCGTTTATGGTTTAAACGCGTACCAGGTCGCGCGTCAATCCGACGCTTATCTGCAGCATGCCAAAGATGCTCAGGACGCTGGCAATTCAGCCGAGGCGATCGATCACCTCTCCCGGTATCTCGAGGTTGCGCCGGACGACACCGAGGCGATGCAGAAACTGGGAGAGTTGCTCGCCCAATCAGGTCGCTGGAACGAAGCTTTTGGGGTCTTGGAGCAAACGCTGCGTCGCGACCCCGATCGGATTTCCGCCCGCCAACATCTGGCCGAAGCGTCACTCGCCCTGGGGCGGTTTTCGGATGCGAAGGAACAACTCGAACAGATCATCGCCGCTTCCGCCGACGATTCGGAAACGCATTTGCTGCTCTCGGCCTGTTACAGCGCCAATGGGGAATGGCGATCCGCCGCGGCGGCCTGCGAAGATGCGATTCAGATCGACGGGGCCAACGTCGTCGCCTATCAACAACTCGCTGCCCTGCAGCGTTTGCGGCTCGACGATCCAGCCGGCAGCGAATCGACCATCGATCGGGTCGTCGCCGACAATCCCGAAAACGCGGACGCCCTGGTGCTGCGCGGCTCTTGGCGGTTGCAGTATCGTGAATCCGAGGCGACGCAGGCGGCGGTGACGAAGACCGCGGCGGAGGGAGCCGTTGGCGCCGACGCGGTGCTGACCCAGGCGAGCGCCGACGCCCAACAGGCGACCCAACGAGATCCCAACAACGTCGACGCCATTCGCCTGGCCGCCTCGGTGGCGCTGGCAAGACGTGATTTTAAAGCGGCCCGAAAATTGGCCGATCAGGCGATCAAAGTCGCCCCGCTCTCGGCCGGTTCGTATCTGCTGTTGGCTCAGATCGAGGCCGCCGCCGAAAACCCCGCCGAGGCCTCGAAGTGGCTGAAAAAAGCGATCCAGTGCGACGCAGGCAACCCGGCCCTGGTTTGGGCGCTGGGCAACTCGCTGCTCGACCACGAAGCGATTGCAGAAGCCGAAAAAGTGATTCAGTCGCTGCATGACGCCGATTACGAACCGGCTCGCACCCGCTTCTTGGATGCGCGGGTTGCGATCGCGAAGCGACAATGGCGCGACGCGGTGAACATCCTCGACCAGTGCCTGCCGGGGCTGATCGAATCGCCCGAGATCGCCAAACAGGGCTACCATCTGCAGGCCAACGGCTACCGCCAGTTGCGCCGCGCTGAACTGGAAGTCACCGCCCTCAAGAAGGTGATCTCCATCGACCCGAACTGGCTACAGCCGCGCCGAGAACTGGCCGTCGCCCTTGCCAAGCTGGGGCGTTCGGACGAAGCGGCCGATCACATGCGGCGGATCGCCTCGGCGCCAGGCTCTGAACAAGACCAGGCGACCGCCCAGATCCGCCAACAGATCGACGACCTGGCGCAGCGGAGCGCTGGTGACGAACAATGGGAGGCCCTACATCGCAAATTGGACCAGCAAATCAAGGAAGCGGACGCCCCGATTCTGCGCATTTTGAAAGCGCAAGCCTGTTTGCGACGCAACGATCTGAATGCGGCGGAGCAGGTCTTGCAGCAAGCTCAAGTCGATTTCCCACAGCACCAAGAGCTGTGGCTTAGTTCGCTGCTGTTGGCGATGCAAACCGAGCAATGGGAAGAGGTCGATCGCTTGCTGATCGCCGCCCGTCAGGCGATCGGAACCCCCTTGCCATTGCGATTAATGCACGCGCGAGCGATCGCCCGACGTGACCAGTTGGAAGGACGTGAAGAGTTGCTCGAACTGGCCGTGGCGCCAGATGAATACAAACCGCAGGAAAAGCTCGCGCTGTTGGTCGGCGTCAGCGAAATGCTGCGGCAGGTTGGCGGAACCGACGAAGCGCGGCGTCTGCTGGAAGCGGCCGGTCAACTGGCGCCAACCAACCTGTCGATTCGACTGTCGCTGTTCGATCTCGCCTTTCGACAAAAGGATCTCAGCGCCATGGAATCGGCGCTGCAAGACGTCAAGAAGATCGATGGGGACGGCCCCTATTGGAAGTATGGCGAGGCGCTCCGCCTGTCGATGATGTCGAGCTTGGAGAAACAGCCGGAACGGTTGGACGAGGCGGAGACGCTGCTCTTGCAAGCCCGCGAACAGCTGTCGACCCTGCGTCAAATTCCGCTGCTGCTGGCTCGAATTGCCGAAAGCAAAGGAAAGTCGTCGGCCGCCGCCAACTACTATCTGGAGGCCTTCGAGGCCGGAGAGCGTGAACCCAACGTCATCGAACGCCTGTTGGCCACACTGTCGCAGTCGCCACGAAGTGGGGAGTTTGAAAACGTTGTCGGCAAACTGCAGCAAGAAGGAGTCCCCCTGACCGAGGCGATGAACCGAATCATCGCCGAAAACAGCTTGCTTCGCGGCGATCTTGCTGACGCGATTCAGCGTGCTCGCGTCTTGGCGAAAACGACCGACGGCTTCCGAGAGCATCTCTGGCTCGGTCAAGCTCTTGCCCGCAACGGCCAAGTCGACGAAGCGCTTGCCGCCGTCGATCGGGCGATCGAACTGGCTCCGCAAGAGCCGGAAGCGCGGGTCGCAAAAATTAAACTGTTGCAAGCTGCCGGTCGCAAGGAAGCGTTTCTTAAGGCGGTCGCGGATCGGGATTCCGCCGAAGCCTCGCTGGCAGAGTCGATCGCCATTGCCCAGGCTTATTTCACGCTGGAAGGCCCCGAGGCGGCCAAACAAGAGTTCGCAAAACTCCTGCAGGATCACCCCAACAGCGCCGAAACGCTCCAGGCCGCGATTCAATTTCAGCTCCAAGTTGGCGATCGCGACCAGGCGAAGACCCAGCTTCAGAAATTGGTGAGCCTTGATTCGCCCCCGCTCGAACTACAGCTTTGGGGACGACGAAACCTCGCATCGCTGGCCGCCGCGAGCGGAACGCGGGATGGCGTGGAAGAAGCGAAGGCCTTGTTGCAGGAGAACCTACGCAACAGCGCTGATCCGGCGGACAAGTTCGCCATGGCACACGTGCTCGCCGCGGCACAGGATCCTCAGTCGCGGACCGAGGCGATCTCCACCTTGACCTCGGCCGCGCTACAAAGTCCCTTGCCGCCGGAAGAGCGATATCTGCTGGCGAACCTTTATTTCGCCGACGCCCAGTTGGAAGAAGGCGCCGAACTCATGCGGGCCTTGATTGCTGACGCGCCGGAAAACCCCGAGTTTATTCGCCGTTTCGTCCAAGAGCTGATTCTGCAGGATCAAACGAGCGAAGCGGAACTTTGGCTGAACCGACTGATCCATTTGGCGCCGGGCCATCTGGCGACGGTCCGTTTGGAGGCCTCTTTGCTGGCCAAGCGAAAGGCGCCGACCGACCTGACGTCACGCCTGGTCGAATTTGCGTCCAACCCGCCTCCACAACTTCCCAACAAAGAGGTGGAGCGGCGGTGGAATATCGGCGCCGGGTCGCTCCTCGACGAGTACATCGCGAAAATGCGGCTTCAAAATGCAGACGCCGAGTTAACGGATCGCTTAGCCGACCTCTCGCGACAAATTTGGCGAGATACGCTCGGAGAAAACGCAGAGAGCGATCTCATGTGGGGCCTGCAAGAGGCCCGCCGCGGCGATGTCGGCGCCGCTATCCGCTGGTTGCAAACTGCGCCCGACAACACGCCCGCCGGCCAGCTGGCGGTAATTGGCAGCACCATCACCTCGTCAGGCCTGGCCACCGATGCGCAATTGCGCCAGTTAGATGCAGCGACGCAGCAGGCCAACGCCGCCGAGACAACTTCGATCGAATTAGCGATTCTGCAAGCTGACCTGAAAGGACGCCTGGGTCAAACTGCGTCGGCGATTGACATTTATCGCCAGGTGTTGGCCGCAGACGGGAAGAACGTCGTTGCGCTGAACAACTTGGCGGCGCTGCTCGCCATGCAAGGCGAGCATGGTAAAGAAGCGCTGCAGCATATCGACAAGGCAATCGAACTCTCGGGGCCGAACGTCAATTTCCTCGATACCCGGGCGATGGCGCTGATTGCTCTGGAGCAGTACCAAGACGCAGCCGCCGAGGCGAGCCGATCGATCGCCTACCGCCCTTCCGCCGCTAACTTGTTCCACCTGGCTTGGGCCCAGTTGGAACTGGAGCAAGGGGAAAAGGCGAAGCAAACGTTTGCGGAAGCGATCCAGCGAGGACTGTCGCCAGCGCAATTGCATCCTCTCGAGATCCCCGCATTCAACCGTCTGCAGGAAGCTGAGTAGCGGCTCTATCTGCCTGATCCGCAACAGCCATGATTTTTGCAGGGGATCCCTTGCAAGTCGGCGTAACGCCCCCTACAATTGAATCCTAATGAGACAGCGTCTCAACCCGATTCACGGTGTCCCACGCTCCGTCGACGATCATCGATTCGCGAAGAATCTTCCCTCGTCGCCAAACTCTCCTTCAAACGTCGTTCAACGTTTCGAGGGAACGTAGCTCTCTTTGCCAGCTCGCCAATCGTTCTGCCGATTGGGCCAGCCAGCCTCTGTGTTGCAACGGATCACTCCGTACTTTTCCGAGCCCATTCCGCTGAGGCGATGTGCGTCGCCAGCGATTCGCTCGCTTTCCACCGAGGTGTTTCATGATGATTCGAAATGTGTGCTGGCTGCCATTCGCTAGCGCTGTTCTCTGCTTTTTGGCGGCAGCGCCAGTCTCCGCTGCGCCAATGTCCCTGATCGATCCAGGCCTTTCTGGTTCGACGCAATACGATGAGTGGACGAATACGGGTTTGATTGGCGCTTCCAATCCGGGATTCCCGGGTTTCCCTGGCAGCGGCGCCTGGCCCAGTCCGATTGGCTCCGACGCCGTCGGCTCTGGCGATGCAACGCTCAACAAAACCGCCAATGGCTCTGGCGGCGGTCCCTTTCCCTCAGGCAGCAGCATGTATTTCGGCGGCTTCAGTTCCGCGATCAACAACGATGGGGGAACCTTGCAAGTCGCCGATGCGACTCCTGTCGCCAATCTGCAGACCGTTAGCTTTCAGGTTCAGATCGGCGAAGCCTGGACTTACGACTTCTTTGACGACATCCTTCCGACGTTGAGCTACAACGGCGGATCACAGGATTTGGCCGCGACGACATCGCTATTGCTGGAGCAATACGACAACGGAACTGTCACCATGCCCTCAGGCGAAGAGACGGTGTATATCAACACCTATCTACTGACGTGGGACCTCAGTTCGATCATTGGCACGATTTCTGATTTCGCCATCGACTTTACCGGCGTTCAGCACGCAACGCTCTTCACGCTTCGCTTGGATCAGTCGGATCAACCGGTTGCAACGCCAGAACCAGGAAGTCTCGCTCTTCTGTTGGGCGGGATTCCGGCAGCCATTTGGTGCCTGCGTCGTCGCCGCAATGCAAACGCCGAACTTGCGGCCTAGCTGCCTGTTGAAAAATGCCATCGTGGCATTTTTCAACCTCGCCAGGCTCAGAGCATAGCTCTTCGCGGCTCGCAAAATAACGACTTACGTCGCTATTTTGGGATCGCATCCGTGCGATCACGCAGTCCGTCGAGAAAATCAACGGACTGCTAGTATCGTCGCGCTCGTTGGATAACGTATTTGGATAGCTGATTTCTCGCCCAGCGGCGGCTGGGCGAGATCAAGCATGGAAACCAAGCCAGGCAGGAACGCCGAACTTTCTGATTCGGCGAATTCCGGGCGGCTGATAGCGGCAAGTTCGCCGCCGTCGGATCGCCGCCAGATTCGATTTTTGCCCACTCCCGCTTCAGGATCACCGGTATGACCTCTCCTACCCGACGAATTCGCACCGGCTTCACGCTGGTGGAATTGTTGGTCGTCATTGCGATCATCGGCATTTTGCTGGGCCTGCTATTGCCGGCCGTACAGCAGGCCCGCGAAGCGGCGCGCCAGGTTCAATGCCGAAACAATTTGAAGCAAATGGGACTGGCACTCCATAATTTTCACGATACGTATGGCATGCTGCCGCATATGTACAAGTTCGGCCCGTCCAGCGGAACGCCTGGATGTACTGCCGCGCGATCGCCTTTGGCGCTACTGTTGCCATTCTTAGAGCAGCCCGGCTACGACGAGAATCCGGACATTCGGACTCAGTCGATCGCCGCCTACCTCTGCGCTTCCGACACGCCGCCCCAAGGGGCCGCGGCCACCTATTGTTCCTATGGAATCAACTGCGGGAGCAATAACTACGCTTGGAGCTGGAACTGCGACGGCGCCGACGCGTCGTCCTACTACTGCGTCTATTTTCCGGCGGACCACCTGCAGTTTGACGGCATCGTTGATCCAGCCAGCGGTTGCTCGATGCGCGGCGGGGGTCGGACCATTCGCTTCGCCGATATCACCGACGGACTTTCAAATACGTTAGCGCTGGGCGAACGGTGGGGCCAGGTAATCGACGCCGACACGAAGGAGCCAATCACGACCGGCGTTGGCTACGCGACATGGCCCGACACCTACGCGACCTATGCGACGCTGGCGACCAATCGTCTTAACAATCACTACGGCGGCGATGATTTGCCGATATGGGCTAGCTACCTCGCCTCGTTTCGCTCGGATCATCCGGGCGGAGCGATGTTTGCCTTGGCCGATGGTTCGGTCCGTTTCATCACCGAGGAAATCAATCGTGATGCGACTTCGGGCTTCCAATATCCAGTCGGAACGGGCGCCGGATCACGTGGGGCGGTAAATCCCAACCAAGCCGGTTTGCTGTTGAAGTCGTTGGCGACGAGATCTGGGGGGGAAGTCGTTGAGTTCTAATCGTACGCACCTATCGCTGAAATCGGTGGTGATCTTGTTGCTGTTGGGACTCGGTCTGCTTGGCTTTTGGCGACTGGGCGCATCCCTCTCTCCTCAACAGCAGAAAGCAGCGACCCCAGAACAAATGAAACAGATGCTACAACGGTCGGAGGCGCGAGATCGTGAAAACTGGAAAAAGATGCAGGCGGACGCCCGAAAACCGTCGCGTTAGAGCGTTTTTCTGATAGCAGTAGCGTTTCTGGCGCCGGTGAGGCAAGCTGGTCAAGGCGACCGAAGCAGGCGAATCCTCAAGATTCGTCGATGCAGGTCAACGCCGACCAGCGCGGCCGCAACCAGCCACAACGATACAGATGGAGGAAAACCGCTCTAGCGGTTGACGCGATGGCAGCGCGGAGCATCTTGCATCGACGGCCCGCGAAACCATGAGGCTGGCCCACCAGCGAATCCAGCCGAAGGATGCGACGCATCGATCTGGCTCGCTGGCATTTTTTTTCTCTGAGCGGTTCCTGCTTGCCTCTGTCCTCGCCGCTTCGATCGCATCAACAGCCCTTGTTGTTTCTATGGGTAGGGAAATCAAAGGACTATTATTGGCGTTTTCCGGGGCCGCCCTTGACGATTCGAGACAATATCGAGCGATCGAAAAATCGTCGCCTCCGGCATTCGTAAGGGAAAACATTAAGAAAACCCATCAACCTGACAGTACCGGTTAGAGAATTAGCGAAATCAGGAACGGATCAGGTTGACTTTTCAGTCGAAAAGCGGTCCACTGTTAGTCGTTGGGCTTCCACCCTATCGCGGGTGAACAGTCCTCGTAAATCATCCAGCTTAAAAAGGCCATAGTAATGGAACTGCAGCGACCGTTTTTTGCTTGGGTATCGATGGCGGTTATCGCCGTGGCAATGAGTGCGACCGCTCATGCCGACACGATGCCAGTCCCGTTGTCGATCGTTTCGGGCGCCGACCTGACCTCCGGCGTTACGATGACCGGAAGCAATGGCAACTCGTTGGCCGTTGCGAAACTCGGTTCCACGATGGACAGCGACTTCTACATGAGCTTCACGTTGGATGCGTCCTACTTGGGAACGATGGGCGACAATGACTTCGTCACCCTGTGGATGAACAACACCGGAACCTTCAACCCTGGCTTTACCGATCCGACCATCGGCCTGAAGGGAAACGAAGGGGGCTCGGGAACAAATGACCTGATGCTTCGCCTATCAGGCACCGGTGGAACCTTCGCCAACTACGATCTCGACACCGAAGGGGGTACGGTCACGATCCTCAGCAAGCTCTCCAAGACCGGCGGCACGCTGTTCGACCAGATGGAGATGTGGGTCTTCGGCGGCATCAACACCAGCCCGTTGGCCGACCTGGTCACTTTGGCCGGTACGGCCGACGCTTACGCCAGCACCAGCGTGGGCGGCAGCCTCAGCGAAATCGGCTATGTCGGTCTTCGCAGTGCGAACCTGTCGGGCGGCGACATGGTCACCGTCGACAATGTGCAGTTCGCCGCTGTCGTGCCGGAACCCGGTACCTGGGCGATGTTGGGCATGGGTAGCCTGGTTGGCTTGGCCCTGTTCTTCCGCAAGCGTCAGACGGCGCTGGCCGCCTAGGACGCTGGCAATTGCTGGACATTAAGGGCGCGTTGAGCCATGGCTCGGCGCCCAAGTGAAAATTGACGGCCTCCATTTCACGATGGAGGCCGTGTTATTTCGAAGAGGCTGTTTCAACGGCCTTGGTTGGCCGACGGATGTTTCGGTCCGCCCAGTAGATTGAGTGCTCGTCTATCGCCGCGGCCGCTCTCTAGGCATCCGCTGGCATGCGTCTGGTTGACGCGATCTGCTGGTTGGTTAAACTCTGTCGGTCCTCGGTGGCCTTTTCACTCGCTAGTGAAAATGGTGAACAGGGAACTCCGGTGAAATTCCGGGACGGTCCGGCCGCTGTGTGCCCCCGCGATCTTGAGTGATCGCACCCGTCGCTCCATACGTTGATAGACCATTGTTCGCGTCGCCCGGTAAAGGGTTTGCGGATGAGAAGGTAGTGAGCGCGGAACAGGGGTAAGTCAGAAGACCTACCGAGGAACAGACGATTTGGCGCCCTCTTGGATTGGGGCGGTCGTTGAGATGTTTGCGATCAAGCCGCGGGAGTCGCTCCTTCGCGCGCTCGTATTCATTGATTCCTGCAGGATTGGGTCCCCTTCCCTGTTCGCTCCACGAGTGTCTGTGGTATTCACTCATGGCTGCAAGTCATTCCGATTGCGATCTGCATGTAGTCGAGAGTTCGCCCCTCTCTCCG
The genomic region above belongs to Blastopirellula retiformator and contains:
- a CDS encoding exosortase/archaeosortase family protein, yielding MNRLLKPLARVERFRDSDHDVRPPGGVQARLEGPAFLSVIIGIAVVLLWSYAGSFYSLGQRWLSEPDYSHGFVVPLFSIFLLWRRKELLTLTPTVSPSAVLTGCLLVVLAGLMRWVGIYQQFDLLGPASLLPALMGVCLVIGGWSWGKWCWPAVFFLLFMIPLPGFISGQLSHPLQRIGTILSTFSLQTLGIPAIARGNVIYLTEARIGVVEACSGLRMLNVFFAITIGASLILKRPLWERAVLVLSAPLIGVVTNVMRITITGIAHEFFSRELADHLFHDLAGLLMMPIAIGLLIVEAWLLKRLWLEEEVDAKVDLGFGDRKRLHASEAT
- a CDS encoding tetratricopeptide repeat protein, coding for MRSINYRLLLILLAGLAVASLAVYGLNAYQVARQSDAYLQHAKDAQDAGNSAEAIDHLSRYLEVAPDDTEAMQKLGELLAQSGRWNEAFGVLEQTLRRDPDRISARQHLAEASLALGRFSDAKEQLEQIIAASADDSETHLLLSACYSANGEWRSAAAACEDAIQIDGANVVAYQQLAALQRLRLDDPAGSESTIDRVVADNPENADALVLRGSWRLQYRESEATQAAVTKTAAEGAVGADAVLTQASADAQQATQRDPNNVDAIRLAASVALARRDFKAARKLADQAIKVAPLSAGSYLLLAQIEAAAENPAEASKWLKKAIQCDAGNPALVWALGNSLLDHEAIAEAEKVIQSLHDADYEPARTRFLDARVAIAKRQWRDAVNILDQCLPGLIESPEIAKQGYHLQANGYRQLRRAELEVTALKKVISIDPNWLQPRRELAVALAKLGRSDEAADHMRRIASAPGSEQDQATAQIRQQIDDLAQRSAGDEQWEALHRKLDQQIKEADAPILRILKAQACLRRNDLNAAEQVLQQAQVDFPQHQELWLSSLLLAMQTEQWEEVDRLLIAARQAIGTPLPLRLMHARAIARRDQLEGREELLELAVAPDEYKPQEKLALLVGVSEMLRQVGGTDEARRLLEAAGQLAPTNLSIRLSLFDLAFRQKDLSAMESALQDVKKIDGDGPYWKYGEALRLSMMSSLEKQPERLDEAETLLLQAREQLSTLRQIPLLLARIAESKGKSSAAANYYLEAFEAGEREPNVIERLLATLSQSPRSGEFENVVGKLQQEGVPLTEAMNRIIAENSLLRGDLADAIQRARVLAKTTDGFREHLWLGQALARNGQVDEALAAVDRAIELAPQEPEARVAKIKLLQAAGRKEAFLKAVADRDSAEASLAESIAIAQAYFTLEGPEAAKQEFAKLLQDHPNSAETLQAAIQFQLQVGDRDQAKTQLQKLVSLDSPPLELQLWGRRNLASLAAASGTRDGVEEAKALLQENLRNSADPADKFAMAHVLAAAQDPQSRTEAISTLTSAALQSPLPPEERYLLANLYFADAQLEEGAELMRALIADAPENPEFIRRFVQELILQDQTSEAELWLNRLIHLAPGHLATVRLEASLLAKRKAPTDLTSRLVEFASNPPPQLPNKEVERRWNIGAGSLLDEYIAKMRLQNADAELTDRLADLSRQIWRDTLGENAESDLMWGLQEARRGDVGAAIRWLQTAPDNTPAGQLAVIGSTITSSGLATDAQLRQLDAATQQANAAETTSIELAILQADLKGRLGQTASAIDIYRQVLAADGKNVVALNNLAALLAMQGEHGKEALQHIDKAIELSGPNVNFLDTRAMALIALEQYQDAAAEASRSIAYRPSAANLFHLAWAQLELEQGEKAKQTFAEAIQRGLSPAQLHPLEIPAFNRLQEAE
- a CDS encoding PEP-CTERM sorting domain-containing protein (PEP-CTERM proteins occur, often in large numbers, in the proteomes of bacteria that also encode an exosortase, a predicted intramembrane cysteine proteinase. The presence of a PEP-CTERM domain at a protein's C-terminus predicts cleavage within the sorting domain, followed by covalent anchoring to some some component of the (usually Gram-negative) cell surface. Many PEP-CTERM proteins exhibit an unusual sequence composition that includes large numbers of potential glycosylation sites. Expression of one such protein has been shown restore the ability of a bacterium to form floc, a type of biofilm.) encodes the protein MSLIDPGLSGSTQYDEWTNTGLIGASNPGFPGFPGSGAWPSPIGSDAVGSGDATLNKTANGSGGGPFPSGSSMYFGGFSSAINNDGGTLQVADATPVANLQTVSFQVQIGEAWTYDFFDDILPTLSYNGGSQDLAATTSLLLEQYDNGTVTMPSGEETVYINTYLLTWDLSSIIGTISDFAIDFTGVQHATLFTLRLDQSDQPVATPEPGSLALLLGGIPAAIWCLRRRRNANAELAA
- a CDS encoding DUF1559 domain-containing protein gives rise to the protein MTSPTRRIRTGFTLVELLVVIAIIGILLGLLLPAVQQAREAARQVQCRNNLKQMGLALHNFHDTYGMLPHMYKFGPSSGTPGCTAARSPLALLLPFLEQPGYDENPDIRTQSIAAYLCASDTPPQGAAATYCSYGINCGSNNYAWSWNCDGADASSYYCVYFPADHLQFDGIVDPASGCSMRGGGRTIRFADITDGLSNTLALGERWGQVIDADTKEPITTGVGYATWPDTYATYATLATNRLNNHYGGDDLPIWASYLASFRSDHPGGAMFALADGSVRFITEEINRDATSGFQYPVGTGAGSRGAVNPNQAGLLLKSLATRSGGEVVEF
- a CDS encoding PEP-CTERM sorting domain-containing protein — its product is MAVIAVAMSATAHADTMPVPLSIVSGADLTSGVTMTGSNGNSLAVAKLGSTMDSDFYMSFTLDASYLGTMGDNDFVTLWMNNTGTFNPGFTDPTIGLKGNEGGSGTNDLMLRLSGTGGTFANYDLDTEGGTVTILSKLSKTGGTLFDQMEMWVFGGINTSPLADLVTLAGTADAYASTSVGGSLSEIGYVGLRSANLSGGDMVTVDNVQFAAVVPEPGTWAMLGMGSLVGLALFFRKRQTALAA